One Sphingomicrobium sp. XHP0239 DNA segment encodes these proteins:
- a CDS encoding HAD family hydrolase → MARPLLICDCDEVLLHMVSHFRDWLDEARGIDFAFEGGTFEGALTYRDMGATVPADQVWPLLAQFFAEEMHRQTLVPGAKQALETLGETGDIVILTNIGHEAHALRVEQLKGFGLEHEVVTNRGGKGRPVVELVERHAPSATVFVDDLAGQHASVAKHAPDVRRLHMISEPALAPHVAKAEDAHARIDDWAEATTWILEQWETA, encoded by the coding sequence ATGGCTAGACCGCTGCTCATCTGCGACTGCGACGAGGTGCTGTTGCACATGGTGTCGCATTTCCGCGACTGGCTCGACGAAGCGCGCGGCATCGACTTCGCCTTCGAAGGCGGCACGTTCGAGGGTGCGCTGACCTATCGCGACATGGGGGCGACCGTGCCCGCCGATCAGGTGTGGCCGCTACTGGCGCAATTCTTCGCCGAGGAAATGCATCGCCAGACGCTCGTACCTGGTGCGAAGCAGGCGCTGGAAACCTTGGGCGAAACGGGCGACATCGTCATCCTCACCAATATCGGGCACGAGGCGCACGCGCTCCGCGTCGAGCAGTTGAAGGGATTTGGGCTGGAGCACGAGGTCGTGACCAACCGCGGGGGCAAGGGGCGTCCGGTGGTCGAGCTCGTCGAACGCCACGCGCCGAGTGCCACGGTCTTCGTCGACGATCTGGCGGGACAGCACGCCTCGGTCGCCAAGCATGCGCCCGATGTCCGGCGGCTCCACATGATCTCCGAACCCGCTCTGGCACCCCACGTGGCGAAGGCCGAGGATGCGCACGCACGCATCGACGACTGGGCCGAGGCGACAACATGGATTCTCGAACAATGGGAGACGGCATGA
- a CDS encoding DUF3572 family protein — protein sequence MTSQIPNDAATLGLHALAATLADPRRAERLLATTGLAAADLRERADDPTTLSAVLTFLEAHEPDLVAVADDIGVPPGRLVAAREQLDHG from the coding sequence ATGACTTCACAAATTCCAAACGATGCGGCGACGTTGGGCCTCCACGCGCTGGCCGCGACGCTCGCCGATCCGCGCCGCGCGGAACGTCTGCTGGCGACTACGGGGCTGGCGGCGGCGGACCTGCGCGAGCGTGCGGACGATCCCACCACCCTGTCGGCGGTCCTGACCTTCCTCGAGGCGCACGAGCCCGATCTGGTCGCGGTGGCGGACGATATCGGCGTCCCCCCCGGACGGCTGGTGGCGGCGCGGGAGCAGCTCGATCATGGCTAG
- the rpmG gene encoding 50S ribosomal protein L33 encodes MAKPATVKIKLVSTADTGFFYVTKKNPRNITEKMTFRKYDPVARKHVEFKEAKIK; translated from the coding sequence ATGGCGAAGCCCGCAACCGTCAAGATCAAGCTCGTCAGCACCGCCGACACGGGCTTCTTCTACGTCACGAAGAAAAATCCCCGGAACATCACCGAAAAGATGACCTTCCGCAAATATGATCCCGTCGCGCGCAAGCACGTCGAGTTCAAGGAAGCCAAGATCAAGTAG
- a CDS encoding cisplatin damage response ATP-dependent DNA ligase produces MRAFSQLLDDLTYTRSRNAKLRRIGDYLTSAPDPDRGIALAALTGTLDIPHVKPAAVRALAEERIDPILYKMSRDYVGDSAETISLLWPDAADGRPDIDDGTVRISDAVMQLQAAKKAEAPALLATMLDHLDPSGRYALIKLASGALRVGVSARLAKVAFAQAFELDVEAVEEVWHAMEPPFTELFDWAEGRSEPPDVADLPVFRPFMLAHPLEDDETVDLSDYAAEWKWDGIRVQLVRAGGETRLYSRTGDDIGGSFPDVCNAFDVEGVVDGELLVRGKHQGGEAGSFNALQQRLGRKNVSAKMQKEAPAFVRLYDILIDGRDDVRKLGWAERRKVLEDFLPRLDPNRFDLSKVVEAENFDALADLREEARDSGVEGLMLKRRDSPYVAGRKVGLWYKWKRDPLTADCVMMYAQRGSGKRSSFFSDYTFGCWTEDEQLLPVGKAYFGFTDEELKWLDKFVRNNTVNRFGPVREVEKTLVIEVAFDSIHKSARHKSGLAMRFPRIARIREDKPAHEADTIAGLQKLVT; encoded by the coding sequence ATGCGCGCCTTCTCCCAACTTCTCGACGACCTCACCTATACGCGGTCGCGCAACGCCAAGCTGCGGCGGATCGGCGACTATCTGACGAGCGCGCCCGATCCCGATCGCGGCATCGCGCTCGCGGCGCTGACGGGCACGCTCGACATTCCGCACGTGAAACCCGCCGCCGTGCGCGCCCTGGCCGAGGAACGGATCGACCCCATCCTCTACAAGATGAGCCGCGACTATGTCGGGGACAGCGCCGAGACGATCTCGCTGCTGTGGCCCGACGCGGCCGACGGGCGGCCCGACATCGACGACGGCACGGTGCGGATCTCCGACGCGGTCATGCAGTTGCAGGCCGCAAAGAAGGCCGAGGCCCCTGCGCTGCTGGCGACCATGCTCGACCATCTCGACCCGTCGGGGCGCTACGCGCTGATCAAGCTGGCATCCGGCGCGCTGCGCGTCGGGGTGTCGGCGCGGCTGGCGAAAGTGGCGTTCGCGCAGGCGTTCGAGCTCGACGTCGAAGCGGTGGAGGAAGTCTGGCACGCGATGGAGCCGCCCTTCACCGAGCTGTTCGACTGGGCCGAGGGGCGCAGCGAACCGCCCGACGTCGCCGACCTTCCGGTGTTCCGGCCCTTCATGCTCGCCCACCCGCTGGAGGACGACGAGACGGTCGACCTTTCCGACTATGCAGCCGAATGGAAATGGGACGGCATCCGCGTCCAGCTCGTCCGGGCGGGCGGAGAGACGCGGCTCTACAGCCGGACGGGCGATGACATCGGCGGCAGCTTTCCCGACGTCTGCAACGCCTTCGACGTGGAGGGCGTGGTCGACGGCGAGTTACTGGTACGCGGCAAGCACCAGGGGGGCGAGGCGGGCAGTTTCAACGCGCTCCAGCAGCGACTGGGCCGCAAGAACGTCAGCGCAAAGATGCAGAAGGAGGCGCCGGCCTTCGTGCGGCTGTACGACATCCTGATCGACGGTCGCGACGATGTGCGGAAGCTCGGATGGGCGGAACGGCGCAAGGTGCTGGAAGATTTCCTGCCCCGGCTCGACCCCAACCGATTCGATCTCAGCAAGGTCGTCGAGGCCGAGAATTTCGACGCGCTTGCCGATCTGCGCGAGGAAGCGCGGGACAGCGGGGTCGAGGGACTGATGCTCAAGCGCCGCGATTCGCCGTATGTCGCGGGACGCAAGGTTGGCCTGTGGTACAAATGGAAGCGCGATCCGCTGACCGCCGATTGCGTGATGATGTACGCGCAGCGCGGATCGGGAAAGCGATCGAGCTTCTTCTCCGACTACACCTTCGGCTGCTGGACCGAGGACGAGCAGTTGCTGCCGGTCGGCAAGGCCTATTTCGGCTTTACCGACGAGGAACTGAAATGGCTCGACAAGTTCGTTCGCAACAACACCGTCAACCGGTTCGGACCGGTGCGCGAAGTGGAAAAAACGCTCGTGATCGAAGTCGCGTTCGATTCGATCCACAAGTCGGCGCGGCACAAGTCGGGCCTCGCGATGCGTTTTCCCCGGATCGCGCGCATCCGCGAGGACAAGCCGGCGCACGAGGCCGATACGATCGCGGGGCTGCAGAAACTGGTGACGTGA
- a CDS encoding cold-shock protein, producing the protein MGYDRGRKGDRGGRGRDKRDNMFGEGDPFEGRPSYDDRSGGGGNYGGGGGGYRGGGDRGGGYGGGGGYQDRSGGGGYGDRGGGGGYGGGGGGGYRGGGGGGGGYRGGGGGGGMPPQVVGEGKGVVKFFNPQKGFGFIVRDDGGEDVFVHISAVEQAGLSDLADGQPLEFTLVDRGGKVSATNLVIDGEPMAVERGGGGGGAAAGGGGGNQRELTGESASGTVKFFNSMKGFGFIQRDDGQPDAFVHISAVERAGLASINEGDRFDFDLEVDRRGKYAAVNLKPAS; encoded by the coding sequence ATGGGTTACGATCGAGGGCGTAAAGGTGATCGCGGTGGGCGCGGTCGCGATAAACGGGACAACATGTTTGGCGAAGGCGATCCGTTCGAGGGTCGGCCTTCCTACGACGACCGCTCCGGCGGCGGCGGAAACTACGGCGGCGGTGGCGGTGGCTATCGCGGCGGTGGCGATCGCGGCGGCGGCTATGGCGGCGGTGGCGGCTATCAGGACCGCAGCGGTGGCGGTGGTTATGGCGATCGCGGTGGCGGTGGCGGCTACGGCGGCGGCGGCGGCGGTGGCTATCGCGGCGGCGGTGGCGGTGGTGGCGGCTATCGCGGTGGCGGCGGCGGTGGCGGCATGCCCCCGCAGGTCGTCGGCGAAGGCAAAGGCGTCGTCAAATTCTTCAACCCGCAAAAGGGTTTCGGCTTCATCGTCCGTGACGATGGCGGCGAAGACGTGTTCGTGCACATCAGCGCGGTCGAGCAGGCCGGTCTTTCCGATCTCGCCGACGGGCAGCCGCTGGAATTCACGCTCGTCGATCGCGGCGGCAAGGTCAGCGCGACCAATCTGGTCATCGACGGCGAGCCGATGGCGGTCGAACGCGGTGGCGGTGGCGGCGGTGCGGCCGCTGGCGGCGGCGGCGGCAACCAGCGCGAGCTGACCGGCGAAAGTGCCTCGGGAACGGTGAAGTTCTTCAATTCCATGAAGGGCTTCGGCTTCATCCAGCGCGACGACGGCCAACCCGATGCGTTCGTACACATCAGCGCGGTCGAACGCGCCGGCCTCGCCTCGATCAACGAAGGCGATCGCTTCGACTTCGATCTCGAGGTCGATCGGCGCGGCAAGTATGCGGCGGTGAACCTGAAGCCCGCCAGCTAG
- a CDS encoding ribonuclease D: protein MAVHFHEEDLPEDVTFAPGPIAVDTEAMGLYPGRDRLCLVQLSDGGPDEHLVRFSPGSDYAAPQLKALLADEDRLKIYHFARFDIGIMAAYLGIMAAPLYCTRTVSRLIRTYTDRHGLKELVKEVLGEDISKQQQSSDWGGPTLSDAQRDYAASDVRYLHRLKEELDKRLEREHRVELAEGIFEFLPTRALLDLEGWGDVDLLAHS, encoded by the coding sequence ATGGCAGTGCATTTCCACGAGGAGGACCTGCCCGAGGACGTGACCTTCGCGCCCGGTCCGATCGCGGTCGATACCGAGGCGATGGGGCTTTATCCGGGTCGCGACCGACTGTGTCTCGTCCAGTTGTCGGACGGCGGACCCGACGAACATCTCGTCCGATTCTCGCCCGGCAGCGATTATGCGGCGCCGCAGTTGAAGGCGCTGCTCGCCGACGAGGACCGGCTCAAGATCTATCATTTCGCGCGCTTCGACATCGGCATCATGGCCGCCTATCTCGGCATCATGGCGGCGCCGCTCTACTGCACCCGCACGGTCAGCCGCCTGATCCGCACCTATACCGACCGCCACGGGCTGAAGGAGCTGGTCAAGGAAGTGCTGGGCGAAGACATCTCCAAGCAGCAGCAATCCAGCGACTGGGGCGGCCCGACCCTCTCGGATGCGCAACGCGACTATGCCGCCAGCGACGTGCGCTATCTCCACCGCCTCAAGGAAGAACTCGACAAGCGGCTCGAACGCGAACATCGGGTCGAGCTGGCGGAAGGGATTTTCGAGTTCCTTCCGACCCGCGCGCTGCTCGATCTCGAGGGTTGGGGTGACGTCGACCTGCTGGCGCACAGCTAG
- the lptC gene encoding LPS export ABC transporter periplasmic protein LptC translates to MGRAARDARVDKRRWARPGGGHDALVRIGKWLIPAAFLAVFAWLAVIPFLARDDNSFLLDKEEVDRAEERMRVEEARYRGEDDEGRSFLIVAAEAVQESSRVPIVVIRGMAARLATDDGPVTVVAPRARYDIEEKLVEVDGPLEARGPDSYRLDTRDVVIDLDTNEMRADGGVSGATNVGTFAARSMRADLDSRTVVLEGGVRLKIEQGAFR, encoded by the coding sequence ATGGGCCGCGCCGCCCGCGACGCGCGCGTGGACAAGCGCCGCTGGGCGCGTCCCGGGGGTGGCCACGACGCGCTGGTGCGGATCGGCAAATGGCTGATCCCCGCGGCCTTTCTGGCGGTGTTCGCCTGGCTCGCGGTGATCCCCTTCCTTGCCCGCGACGACAACAGCTTCCTGCTCGACAAGGAAGAGGTCGATCGGGCCGAGGAACGGATGCGCGTCGAGGAAGCCCGCTATCGCGGCGAGGACGACGAGGGCCGGTCCTTCCTGATCGTCGCGGCCGAAGCGGTTCAGGAATCGAGCCGCGTGCCGATCGTCGTCATTCGCGGGATGGCGGCACGCCTCGCGACCGACGACGGGCCGGTCACGGTCGTCGCGCCGCGCGCCCGCTACGATATCGAAGAGAAGCTGGTCGAGGTCGACGGGCCGCTCGAGGCGCGCGGGCCCGACAGTTATCGGCTCGACACCCGCGATGTCGTAATCGATCTCGACACCAACGAGATGCGTGCCGACGGCGGGGTCAGCGGCGCGACCAATGTCGGCACCTTCGCTGCCCGTTCGATGCGCGCCGATCTCGATAGCCGCACGGTCGTGCTGGAAGGCGGCGTGCGCTTGAAAATCGAACAGGGGGCGTTCAGATAA
- a CDS encoding LptA/OstA family protein produces MRARPIIAILLLLGLAGTASAQQSSGQNSILAGHDTGADVFFDADRLELLDREDRVLLVGNVVARQAGLTLRTSRLRVAYADTGGIDISRLDASGGVTLTSASETARGDYAVYDIDDGLITVVGDVRLQQGSNELVGERLTIDLDSGRAVIDGGPRGIDQSGGRVSGRFTVPERD; encoded by the coding sequence ATGCGTGCCAGACCGATCATCGCCATCCTGCTCCTGCTCGGCCTCGCCGGGACCGCGAGCGCGCAGCAGAGTAGCGGCCAGAACAGCATCCTCGCCGGACACGACACCGGCGCGGACGTGTTCTTCGACGCCGACCGTCTCGAACTTCTCGACCGGGAGGATCGGGTTCTGCTCGTCGGCAATGTGGTGGCGCGCCAGGCGGGCCTCACGTTGCGCACCTCGCGCTTGCGGGTCGCCTATGCAGATACCGGGGGGATCGACATCAGCCGGCTCGATGCCTCGGGCGGGGTCACGCTCACGTCTGCCAGCGAAACGGCACGCGGGGACTATGCCGTCTACGACATCGACGACGGGCTGATCACGGTGGTCGGCGACGTGCGCCTGCAGCAGGGGTCGAACGAACTGGTGGGCGAGCGGCTGACGATCGATCTCGACAGCGGACGCGCAGTCATCGACGGGGGCCCGCGCGGCATCGACCAGTCGGGCGGACGCGTGTCGGGCCGGTTCACGGTGCCCGAGCGCGACTGA
- the lptB gene encoding LPS export ABC transporter ATP-binding protein, whose protein sequence is MLPAAEADHRTDLSEIPEEVAYRGLQVQSIAKSYDKNVVLKDVSMAVARGEVVGLLGPNGAGKTTSFYSVMGLVRPDAGRIILDGEDITGLPMYRRAILGLGYLPQETSIFRGLTVEQNILSVLEISEPNRTDREARLERLLDEFGLTRLRTSPAMALSGGERRRCEIARALAASPSIMLLDEPFAGIDPLSISDIRDLIIDLKQRDIGVLITDHNVRETLEIVDRACIIYDGQVLFQGTPQALVADAEVRRLYLGESFAL, encoded by the coding sequence ATGCTTCCCGCAGCCGAGGCCGATCACCGCACCGACCTTTCGGAAATTCCCGAGGAAGTCGCGTACCGGGGGCTTCAGGTGCAGTCGATCGCCAAGAGCTACGACAAGAATGTCGTGCTGAAGGACGTGTCGATGGCGGTCGCGCGGGGCGAGGTCGTCGGGCTGCTGGGCCCCAACGGCGCGGGCAAGACGACCAGCTTCTATTCGGTGATGGGGCTCGTCCGGCCCGACGCGGGGCGGATCATCCTCGACGGCGAGGACATCACGGGCCTCCCCATGTATCGCCGCGCGATCCTCGGCCTCGGCTATCTGCCGCAGGAAACCAGCATCTTTCGCGGGCTGACGGTCGAGCAGAATATCCTGTCGGTTCTGGAGATCAGCGAGCCGAATCGCACCGACCGCGAGGCCCGGCTCGAGAGGCTGCTCGACGAATTCGGGCTGACACGCCTGCGCACCAGCCCCGCGATGGCGTTGTCGGGGGGCGAGCGGCGTCGTTGCGAGATCGCGCGCGCGCTGGCGGCCAGCCCGTCGATCATGCTGCTGGACGAACCGTTCGCGGGGATCGATCCGCTGTCGATCTCCGACATTCGCGATCTCATTATCGACCTCAAGCAGCGCGACATCGGCGTGCTCATCACCGATCACAACGTGCGCGAGACGCTGGAGATCGTCGATCGCGCCTGCATCATCTACGACGGGCAGGTCCTGTTCCAGGGTACGCCGCAGGCGTTGGTCGCCGATGCCGAGGTTCGGCGGCTCTATCTCGGTGAAAGTTTTGCCCTTTAG
- the rpoN gene encoding RNA polymerase factor sigma-54, whose amino-acid sequence MALGPSLDIRVSQQLVMTQQLQQAIKLLALSAIEVEAVVEEELAKNPLLERGGDDGGAEEAPDRAPDSQDEVEGSGADERIGDDGALDYDAGEAARETDCLPDLPMASAGEAFDFERLEDRPASLKEHLLAQLAGTPGALGAAAEAIVHSLAETGYLERALEDMSDSLGAPIEEMEAALVLVQGLDPAGVGARSLAECLRLQAIAADRHDPAMARLIDNLDLLAKGRMKDLRRICQVDEDDLADMVAELRAYDPKPGCRFTGTPATDILPDVLVEKGAEGWQVTLNPDALPRVLVNRAYHAELKAGANDKAARTWLADQLHEASFLVKALDQRAQTILKTAIEIVRVQEGFFRHGVSALKPLTLAAVAEKIDVHESTVSRVTSNKYLFCERGLFELKYFFGSGVGSADSDEGASALAVKSAIKKLIDEEEKILSDDALVKELRAQGYDLARRTVAKYREAMGLGSSVQRRRQRKMERGR is encoded by the coding sequence ATGGCCCTCGGACCCAGCCTCGATATCCGCGTCTCGCAGCAGCTGGTGATGACCCAGCAATTGCAGCAGGCGATCAAGCTGCTGGCGCTGTCCGCCATCGAGGTCGAGGCGGTGGTCGAGGAGGAACTGGCGAAAAACCCGCTGCTCGAGCGGGGCGGCGACGATGGCGGTGCGGAGGAGGCACCCGACAGGGCACCGGATAGCCAGGACGAGGTGGAAGGGTCGGGCGCGGACGAGCGCATCGGCGATGACGGGGCGTTGGATTACGATGCGGGCGAGGCCGCGCGCGAGACCGATTGTCTTCCCGACCTGCCGATGGCGTCGGCGGGCGAGGCGTTCGATTTCGAACGGCTCGAGGATCGGCCCGCCAGCCTGAAGGAGCATCTGCTGGCCCAACTGGCCGGGACGCCGGGAGCGCTCGGGGCGGCGGCCGAGGCGATCGTCCACAGCCTCGCCGAAACCGGCTATCTGGAACGAGCGCTGGAAGACATGTCCGACAGCCTCGGCGCGCCGATCGAGGAAATGGAAGCGGCGCTGGTGCTGGTCCAGGGGCTCGACCCCGCGGGTGTGGGCGCCCGATCGCTGGCCGAGTGCCTGCGCCTCCAGGCGATCGCCGCCGACCGGCACGATCCCGCGATGGCGCGGCTGATCGACAATCTGGATCTGCTCGCCAAGGGCCGGATGAAGGATCTGCGGCGCATCTGCCAGGTCGACGAGGACGACCTTGCCGATATGGTCGCCGAGCTTCGTGCCTACGATCCCAAGCCCGGGTGCCGTTTCACGGGGACGCCCGCGACCGACATCCTGCCCGACGTACTGGTCGAGAAGGGCGCGGAGGGGTGGCAGGTGACGCTGAACCCCGATGCGTTGCCGCGGGTGCTGGTCAATCGCGCCTATCATGCCGAGCTAAAGGCGGGGGCGAACGACAAGGCGGCGCGGACGTGGCTGGCCGACCAGCTGCACGAGGCGAGTTTTCTGGTAAAAGCTCTGGACCAGCGCGCGCAGACCATCCTCAAGACCGCGATCGAGATCGTCCGGGTGCAGGAAGGCTTCTTCCGCCACGGCGTGTCGGCCCTGAAACCGCTGACCCTCGCTGCCGTGGCCGAGAAGATCGACGTCCACGAAAGCACCGTCAGCCGCGTGACCAGCAACAAGTACCTGTTCTGCGAACGCGGGCTGTTCGAACTCAAATATTTCTTCGGCTCGGGCGTCGGGTCGGCGGACAGTGACGAGGGGGCGAGCGCGCTGGCGGTCAAGTCGGCGATCAAGAAGCTCATCGACGAGGAGGAGAAGATCCTGTCGGACGATGCGCTGGTGAAGGAGCTGCGCGCGCAAGGCTACGACCTGGCGCGTCGCACCGTCGCCAAATATCGGGAAGCGATGGGACTCGGGTCGAGCGTCCAGCGACGGCGCCAGCGCAAGATGGAACGGGGCCGCTAG
- a CDS encoding endonuclease/exonuclease/phosphatase family protein yields MTLTLASYNIRKCIGTDRRRDPDRVLSVLDEIGADIAVLQEADKRVGSRGGAIPIDLLHAHENWQLVPAGQSHDKLLDRVPDHALTRRFLDRLDTRNLGWHGNAILVRHGVEVTNAICLDLPSLEPRGALVAEVELGGRALRVVGAHLDLSGLYRARQVKAILDTITALGTDMPTVIAADTNEWRTSPNSLDALDADYECAACGPSYHTRRPIAPLDKIFVDRRANIAGSGVHRSALAKSASDHFPVWARLAL; encoded by the coding sequence GTGACCCTGACCCTTGCCTCCTACAACATCCGCAAATGTATCGGGACCGACCGGCGGCGCGATCCCGATCGCGTCCTGTCGGTGCTCGACGAGATCGGCGCCGATATCGCGGTGCTCCAGGAAGCCGACAAGCGCGTCGGGTCGCGGGGCGGCGCCATCCCCATCGACCTGCTTCACGCGCACGAGAATTGGCAGCTCGTTCCCGCGGGGCAGAGCCACGACAAATTGCTCGACCGCGTGCCCGACCATGCGCTCACGCGCCGGTTTCTCGACCGGCTGGATACGCGCAATCTCGGCTGGCATGGCAACGCCATTCTGGTCCGCCACGGGGTCGAGGTCACGAACGCAATCTGTCTCGACCTGCCCAGCCTCGAACCGCGCGGCGCCCTGGTGGCGGAAGTCGAGCTCGGTGGGCGGGCGTTGCGCGTCGTCGGCGCGCATCTCGATCTTTCCGGCCTCTATCGCGCGCGACAGGTAAAGGCGATCCTCGACACGATCACGGCGCTCGGCACCGACATGCCGACGGTCATCGCCGCCGACACCAACGAATGGCGCACCAGCCCCAACAGCCTCGATGCGCTCGATGCCGACTATGAATGCGCTGCCTGCGGACCCAGCTATCACACCCGCCGTCCCATCGCGCCGCTCGATAAGATCTTCGTCGACCGGCGCGCCAACATCGCCGGATCGGGCGTCCATCGCAGCGCGCTCGCGAAAAGCGCCAGCGATCATTTCCCGGTCTGGGCGCGGCTGGCGCTCTAG